CGAAATAAAGGTTAACCAGAAGTGTAAATAACCTAATTTGGCATCCATCATCTTACCAAACAATTTAGGATACCAGTGGTAAACACCTGCAAGCATACCAAAGATCGCAGAACAACCCATTACAATATGGAAGTGGGCAACTACGAAATAAGTATCATGTAAGTTGATATCCATTGAAGGGTTACCTAACCACAAACCGGTAACACCACCAGAGATAAAGAATGATACCAAACCAATAGCGAACAACATAGCTGGAGTGAAACGGATGTTACCTTTCCACAAGGTTGCCAGGTAGTTAAAAGTCTTTACTGCAGATGGTACCGCAATGATCAAGGTAGTGAACATGAACACCGATCCTAAGAAAGGATTCATACCCGTTACGAACATGTGGTGACCCCATACGATAAATGAAAGGAACGAGATACCTAATAATGAACCAATCATTGCACGGTAACCGAAAATTGGTTTACGCGCATTAGTTGCAATAATTTCAGAAGTAAGACCCAATGCAGGCATGATGATGATATAAACCTCAGGGTGACCCAAGAACCAGAACAAGTGCTGGAACAAAATTGGGCTACCTCCGGTATTTGGCAACGCCTCACCACCGATATAAATATCTGAAAGGTAGAAACTGGTACCAAAGCTACGGTCAAAAATCAACAAAATAACAGCAGCGAATAATACAGGGAAAGATAATAAACCTAATACTGCAGTTAACAAGAATGCCCAAATAGTTAACGGCATGCGAGTCATTGACATACCTTTAGTACGCATATTCAATATGGTACTGATATAGTTAATCCCACCCATCAATGATGAAGCAACGAACATTGCCATTGAGATTAACCACAAAGTCATACCTGTACCTGAACCAGGCATAGCTTTCGGTAATGCCGATAATGGAGGATAAATCGTCCATCCTGGACCTGCAGGACCGGTTTCTACGAAGAACGATGACACCATAACAACACTGGCCATGAAGAAGAACCAGTATGAAAGCATGTTCATAAACGGAGAGGCCATATCACGGGCACCTACCTGATAAGGAATTAGCAGGTTAGAGAAAGTACCGCTTAAGCCGGCCGTTAATACAAAGAATACCATGATGGTACCGTGAATGGTTACCAACGACAGGTAAAATGATGGATTTAGGCGACCACCTTCACCCCATTTACCTAAAATAACTTCAAATAATGGAAATTCTTTATCTGGCCATGCCAATTGAATACGGAAGATGATTGAAAATATCATTCCAATAACACCCATAATGATACCGGTGATAAGGAATTGTTTGGCAATCATCTTATGGTCCATACTAAAAACATATTTAGACCAAAATGTTTCATGGTGATGCCCGTGAGCATCGTGGCCATGAACATCGTGATGATGAACTGCCTCAGGAGAAATAACTTGAGAAGCCATGATTATATTATTATTCGCTCTAATTACTTAATATTAATTGCCAATGTTTTGCTTGCAGCTGCTGTATCAGTTTTTGATGAATCAGCAGGAGCTGCAGGTGTTTCTGCTGGTGCAGCTGGAGCTGGTTTCTCATTCTTTTTCACCCAGAAAGGTGTTTGAGTTTTTAACCATGCTCTGTATTCTTTATCACTTACTACTTTAATCACAAACTTCATATTGAAGTGTGACGCTCCACAAATTTTGTTACAGTACAACAAGTAATCAAAATTAGGGTCATTTACTTTCGAACGCATCTCATTGGTAGTGATGGTTGGAGTAAAAGTAAAGTAAGTATTCATACCTGGTACACAGTTCATTTGAACACGGAAGTGAGGCATATATGCAGAGTGAATCACATCCTTAGCTCCAAATTGGAATTGAACTGTTTTATTTACTGGCAATACAATTTCTTGAGGGAAAAAGTCATCATGAGATTTTTGGTCATCAAACTTAACACCCAACACGTTATCTCCGCCAATTAAACGGTAGTTACGAGGACCTAACTCATTATCTTTACCTGCATAACGAACAGTCCATTTAAATTGCTCTGCTACTGCTTCAACTTTAATGGCGTCTTTCAAATTCGAAGGATACATAATGCCAGTCCACGTTTTCCATCCAAAGAACACCAAAATACTCAGTACGATAGCCGGAACCAAGGTCCAAACTTTCTCTAAGTTGTCGTTGTGAGGATAGTAGTAAGCAGTTCTGTTTTTACGGGCTCTGTATAAATACACATAAGTAAACAATACAATGTGTGTTAATAAAAATACCGTAAAAGTAATATAGAATGTTACGTGTAATAAATTATCGGTTTTAACGCCATGGGCAGAAGCTGGTTCAGGCAAAAGCATTTTACCATGATGAACTATCTCCCAAAATGCACCGTATAAACCTAAGAAACCGATAACAAGGAATAAAGTGGCATGTATAGAGTTCCAGTTAATTCCTTTTTTCTTTCCGGTAGCGGAAGCTGTTAATTCATAAACTTTTAAGGCTTTACCAACAACGCTCAAAATGAAACCGGCAGCAATAAATATTAGTATGTAAAGTGCTACGGTTAACCACATTTCGGTACGTGCAGCAGCTTTTGCAGCCTCGGCACCTGCATCAGCAGTTGCAGCCTGGGCCATTGCCACATTGGTATACAATGTAGCAACGGCTGCAGAAGCAAAAAATGATATTTTTTTAAGTATCGACATAGTCAATTTATAACGATTAGATATTTGGAATATGGTGGTGAGTACTCTCTTCTAAATATGGGTGATTTTTAGGAGCCATTGGCGCTTTGCTCAATCCTCTTAACATAAAGAATACGAACAGGCCTGCAAATCCAATTAAAGTACCGAACTCGTAGTAGCTGAAACCACGGTGAACTCCTAAAGTTCCTGGCATCACC
Above is a window of Solitalea lacus DNA encoding:
- a CDS encoding cytochrome c oxidase subunit I, whose product is MASQVISPEAVHHHDVHGHDAHGHHHETFWSKYVFSMDHKMIAKQFLITGIIMGVIGMIFSIIFRIQLAWPDKEFPLFEVILGKWGEGGRLNPSFYLSLVTIHGTIMVFFVLTAGLSGTFSNLLIPYQVGARDMASPFMNMLSYWFFFMASVVMVSSFFVETGPAGPGWTIYPPLSALPKAMPGSGTGMTLWLISMAMFVASSLMGGINYISTILNMRTKGMSMTRMPLTIWAFLLTAVLGLLSFPVLFAAVILLIFDRSFGTSFYLSDIYIGGEALPNTGGSPILFQHLFWFLGHPEVYIIIMPALGLTSEIIATNARKPIFGYRAMIGSLLGISFLSFIVWGHHMFVTGMNPFLGSVFMFTTLIIAVPSAVKTFNYLATLWKGNIRFTPAMLFAIGLVSFFISGGVTGLWLGNPSMDINLHDTYFVVAHFHIVMGCSAIFGMLAGVYHWYPKLFGKMMDAKLGYLHFWLTFISAYLVFFPMHFMGLDGVPRRYYTFTEFEMFTKWLSLNKFITIAAILGAIAQVLFLYNFFVNIFKGKRAPQNPWESNTLEWTTPVEHFHGNWPGEIPAVYRWPYDYSKPGAEKDFIPQTVSLSETISSNTPHDFGYHGDESQFVHEFYQPKILTVSQEQKASETN
- a CDS encoding cytochrome c oxidase subunit II, encoding MSILKKISFFASAAVATLYTNVAMAQAATADAGAEAAKAAARTEMWLTVALYILIFIAAGFILSVVGKALKVYELTASATGKKKGINWNSIHATLFLVIGFLGLYGAFWEIVHHGKMLLPEPASAHGVKTDNLLHVTFYITFTVFLLTHIVLFTYVYLYRARKNRTAYYYPHNDNLEKVWTLVPAIVLSILVFFGWKTWTGIMYPSNLKDAIKVEAVAEQFKWTVRYAGKDNELGPRNYRLIGGDNVLGVKFDDQKSHDDFFPQEIVLPVNKTVQFQFGAKDVIHSAYMPHFRVQMNCVPGMNTYFTFTPTITTNEMRSKVNDPNFDYLLYCNKICGASHFNMKFVIKVVSDKEYRAWLKTQTPFWVKKNEKPAPAAPAETPAAPADSSKTDTAAASKTLAINIK